The genome window TTAGCATCAACAACAACAATTTATCTTAATGCCAACGTTACATTCTCCGCATCCACATGCGGTGGATACGGAAAACTTTGTGCACGGAGGGTTCGCTAATGGCCCAAGGCTTTGCAAATCCATATAATGCGCCTTGACGCTTAATAGGGGCTCAAGTTTTAACTGGAAGCGGAACATATACACCCAATACCGGTACTGTTAGGTCTTATATTGAAGCTCTTGGAGCAGGTGGAGGCGGTGGATATCGCACAACTACGGTGTCTAGAACTGGTGGGGCTGGTTCTGATGGGAGAATTTTAATATATGAGTACACTTAATAGGAGAGTTAGGAAATGACTCAAGGTTTTACTAACGCATTCAGAGTAGCTATATCTACTGTTAATGTTCAGACATTTACAGCATCAGGAACTTATACCCCCTCACAAAATATGGTTTATTGTGTCGTGCAAGTTTTAGCTGGTGGCGGGGCTGGCGGTGGAACTCCTGCCGGCGTAGCAAGTAATGCATGCGCTGGTGGTGGCGGTGGTAGTGGCTCCTATTCAGTAGGTATTTTTTCAGCGGCAAGTATTGGAGCCAGTCAAACCGTAACTATTGGTGCGGCGGGAGCGGGTTCGTCCAATGCAAATGGTGGTGATGGTGGCGTTTCAAGTTTTGGCGCACTAATTACGACAGTTGGCGGCGGCGGTGGTGCGGTTGGAACAAATAGCACTGCTGCGATTATTGCGAATGGTGGTGGCGGTGCTGGGCCAGGAACGGGCGGTTATATCAATATGCGTGGTCAGGGTGGTGGTTTTGGTGTTTTTGCAACAGCAATCCAAAGTGGACCAGGCGGAAATAGCGCTTTATCTGGTGGCGCGAATTCAGCAGCTCTTGCTGTTGGCAATAATGCCCTTGCTAATTCAGGCGCTGGCGGTAGTGGTTCTGGTGTATCCGTGTCAGGCTCAGCGAGAGCTGGCGGTAATGGTGGCTCTGGGATAGTGATTGTTACCGAGTATATTAGATAAAAAACATTTAAAGGAATATGTATGTTTGCATTAATATTAAATGGCATTGTAATACAAGTTTCTGATGAAACTTTTCCAGTTTGCCCGGATTTTAAATGGGTAGAGTGTGATGAGTCTGTAAAGAATCGCTGGACTTATGACCTCGACAAAGGATTTTCTGAGCCAGAAAAACCCGTTTTTGAGCCTATAATCATAGAAACACCTTTTGATGATATCGCAAAAAAAGTAAATGCTTTATGGGATGACGCGATATCTGGAACTAAAGATAAAATTTTAGAGCTAGACCAAGAGTTGAAATCAAAAGGAAAATAATATGCCATTAATTAAAGGGAAATGCGGAAAAACAAAAGCTGGTATTTCAAAAAACATTTCTACAGAAATAAAATCGGGAAAGCCAAAAGACCAGGCGATCGCGATTGGAATGTCTATTGCCGGAAAATCAAAAAACAAAAAAGGTGGTAAATAATGAAAAAAGATATGAAGAAACCAATGAAAAAAGAAACAAAAAAACAAGAAAAAGCAGAGAAAATGCCCCCTAAAATGGAAAAAAAGAGTAAGATGTCAAAGGGCAAAAAAGATTGTGGATACTAGGAGATAATCATGGCTAAAGACTTTATAAATCCTGTGTACCACAAGGATTATCCGTCTACGGAAAAAACCCGCATGGCACATTATGGAACTAAAAGCATTGCTGGAAATACTGCATCAACGAGGGCGGTTTATCAGCCTCTTTTAGATAAAGTTCTCCCTTTGCCGCCTGCATTATCAAAAAAAGATAAAGGTTTATAACAATTTACAATTCAATCAACACAAGGGAGTAACACATGGCTATTACATCAATTTCCACTGACTGGGGAACCAGTCCACGTTGTGTTCGCATGACTACAACGGACAATTTATCAGTGATCACCACTGCGGGTTATTTCGCAACACAAGAAGATGAAATTCAATCTATTAATGCAGGTGCTTGGACCTGGGTTGCTGGTGATTTTATCGATATCGTTTATGGTGATGGCCAGGGATATTTTACTTATAACTCAACAACGGACGCATTTGTTGCGGCACCTCCTTCCGGCGGTTTAAGTTCAACTTTAGCAAGTGGGCGTATTTTTGTTGGTAACGTTTCTAACGTTGCAACTGGCGTTGTTATGTCTGGCGACACTACTGTTGATAATACTGGTGCGGTAGCAATTGGCGCGGACAAAGTTTTGAGTTCAATGGTTTCGCCTCTTGTTCGTAAATATGCAGCGGTTACTATTACTGCGGCACAATTTAACGGTATGTATGCGGCTCCTAAATTATTAGTTGCTGCTGGTGGCGCAAATACATTAATTGTTCTCGATCAATTACAATTAGCAATGACCTACGTTTCAGCTAATTATGCTGCTGGTGGTGTTGCTGCAGTTCAATATGATTCTACAGCTAATGGTGCAGGCGTTATTGCTTCAACAACTTTATCGGCTGCTACATTCCAAGCTGCTGCAAGCTCAACATTCACCATGAATTCAGGTGTAGTTGTGTTGCCGTTCACAACCACTGTTAACAAAGGTTTATATCTTAGTAACATCACAGGGGCGTTCACAACAGGTGATTCAACCTTCGTGGCGCATGTATGGTATCGCGTGATTCCAACCACCTAATAAGTGGTTATAATAATAAGGCTAACGATAATGTTAGCCTTTTTAATTTAAGGGAAATAAACATGATCACTAAAGAATATTTAGAATCTAAAATTCAAGAAGCTCAAAATGGCATGACGCAGCTAACTAACACATACAACATGCTGCATGGTCGCTGTGAATTATTAAAAGAATTGCTTGTAGAAATATGCAAAATTGATGATGTAGCAGAAGCTGCAGCTATTGCAGAAAGCCAAGAAAGTTATGATGCCATGAATGATGTACAGGCTTGTGAATCTGGCGTAGAATAAATATGTGGTTGGTAGACATTGTAATTAGCTTCTCTTGTGCGTTTGCTTTCCAGGCGTCTATCAACCGCAATTAATACATAGGGCAAACATGGTTATGAGTCGACCTAAAGTATTGATGATCCTTATCCTTGCTTTTATAGCATGTTTGTTACTTTTTTATTTCATTCCTAGCAATGTTGAAGATGAGCAAGAAATCGATCCTATGCAGGATGAAGTATGTTTTTTGCTGGAACATGCGAGATTCCGGTGACAGATCTATCTGCAGCATCCCTCCGTTTCGAACACTGCATTAAAGAGATTCTCGATCACGAAGGCGGATATTCAGACAATCCATCCGACCCAGGCGGCGCAACTAAATACGGCGTCTCCCTAAGATTTCTACGCTCAAAAGGCATTGATTTAGACGGCGACGGCGATGTCGACAAAGATGATATACGCAATATGACCGTTCCAGTTTCTAAAAACATTTATAAACAATATTGGTGGGATGAATTCCATTATGAACAATTCGAACATCTCAAAGTAGTAGAAAAAGTTTTTGATATGAGCGTAAATTTCGGCGCTAAACGCGGACACTTATTGCTGCAGCAAGCAATAAATCGCGTATATCCGTACGCCCTGATTGAAGACGGCGTTCTCGGTCCAAAAACATTTAAAATGGCGAATAAACTTGCACCTGATGATTTACGCGATGCATTACGCGTCATGGCTAAACGCCGCTATATTGCGATCCTTACAAACAATCCAGAAATGGAGTGGGCAAGACCAGGGTGGATAAGACGTGCGCAATGGTAGCTTAATATCCGAAGATGCAGATCTTATTGCGCTATTTGACTGGATACGCCTAAGCCCAGAACTTGAACCTTTTTGTTGGCATGTCGCAAATGAGCGAAAATGCTCTGCTCGATACGGGTCATATTTACGCAGAAAAGGCGTTAAATCAGGTGTGTCAGATATACAAATTGCGATCCCAATGGGCAAGTATCATGGAATGTTTCTTGAGCTTAAAGTAGGCAAAGGAAAGCCAACAAAAAACCAATTAAAATTTTTACAGGACATGAGCGATAAAGGGTATTATGCAATCTGGCGAACTGGCGTTGAAGCATGTCAGGATGCCATCTGCGAATACCTTGGATGGAGGATTGAAAGAAGATGCCTCGTCGCTCACGCTGGAGAAACAGCTTTTTTAATAACGAACAACTCAGGGTCTTAAATAAACTAGACGAAAAAATAGAACTCTATCAAGAAAAATACAAATCCGCCCTAAGGGCGGCATTAGTTTTGCGTATCTCACAAACCATTGCAGCAGCCTTTGTGCCAGTATTTGCTTTGCTAGATAAGGATGTAACAGCATATCCTGCAGCAATCCTAGGGGCCATTATTGTTGCCCTGAATGGCATTGAACAAAAAACTTCATTTGCCAAGGATGCTGGTAAGTATAAGGCTCATTATGAATCATTATTGCAAGAGCGTGACGAATATATAAAAAAGCAGGGTCCATACCTTTCGCTTAGAAAGAGCGAGATGGTGCGCCAATTAGACTGGCGCACTGACAATGTTAATCTTGCTGAAATACGGGAGACTGAGGTCGGCTTCGAGACTCCTCCTTCGAGTGATTCTCCGCCCACGGATTTGAATCATCATTTGGCTCATCGACTTCCGGTATAGGGCTTAGGGGTCGATAGCGACTATTGGAGAAGAATGCAGAGCTGCCAAGCGATCGCAATTGCAACGGCAGTCCCGGCGCTGATTCAATAGTGCCAATATCTTCTAAAATAGCGTCATCAACTTCTTTTGTTAAAATTGAGGTTAATGCATCTTTGACAGAATGGTATTGTTTTTTATGGTAGCTAATAAATAAAAATCCGCATGGAAATTTTATCCAGTACTCGTTTAGCATTTCATTGTAACCGCTTGTCATATCATCAAGATTCAGATCGTAATCACCCTGATAAATGCTTTTTGCAACTAACTTGTATTTTATTCTCATGCTTTTCTCCTATTGTGTGTGCTTGATTACATAATTAAGCGTGGCTATTAACGTTATAAGTCATTGATAAGCATTCTACAGTTATTGAGTGTATATCCCCGCATTTTTTGCATTTTTTGTCTTGCAAGTCAGCCATTTGTTTTATTATAAGTTTCACTTGATATAACGCATCCATTCTTGCATCAAAACGGCCTATATACATATCGATGCCAGATGGATTGTCTCTAATTGACTTATCGCGCTCTGAGTCAATGAATGACTCAAGAATTCCTATGTTTCTGAATAATTCATCGGCTGATATTTTAGTCATTAAATCCACCCGCCTTCTATAGGAGTAAATTTTCGTGTTAGTTTTTTTTCATCCTCTAAATAACTTTCTATGAATTTTTTCAAAGTTATCAAATCTTTAACAAAAAGTTCTGTTTGTGGAAAAGTTACTTCATACTCACATCCTGGACCTGCAAATTGCAAAGAATGTATATGCTCTTCGTCTTGGTATTTAAAGCAAAATTTTCTTGTTTCAGCGCCAAATTCTGTTACTAGAGTTAGTGTCATTGGTGATTTAGTCATTGTCATTATTCATCCAGTTAATTAAAAGCAGACCATCACGCTGCACATCAAATCCTTGGCCACGAGTAAGTCGGACATCAAACCCGTCAGTTATATAATGCCATCCTCTTTTAGAGGGGTAAGTTTTTCTAACTACAATCATATTATCTGATATAAATTTATCTATTCTACCAGGTTCTTTAAAATCATAATCTATCAAAAATAATTTTGAATTCCTGCATTGTGGTTGCATCAATGAGCTGCAAAATCTATCGTTAATTCTGCGGAAAAAATCCATTTTACTGGAATCTTGCAAGTC of Gammaproteobacteria bacterium contains these proteins:
- a CDS encoding VRR-NUC domain-containing protein, coding for MRNGSLISEDADLIALFDWIRLSPELEPFCWHVANERKCSARYGSYLRRKGVKSGVSDIQIAIPMGKYHGMFLELKVGKGKPTKNQLKFLQDMSDKGYYAIWRTGVEACQDAICEYLGWRIERRCLVAHAGETAFLITNNSGS
- a CDS encoding DUF4231 domain-containing protein, with protein sequence MPRRSRWRNSFFNNEQLRVLNKLDEKIELYQEKYKSALRAALVLRISQTIAAAFVPVFALLDKDVTAYPAAILGAIIVALNGIEQKTSFAKDAGKYKAHYESLLQERDEYIKKQGPYLSLRKSEMVRQLDWRTDNVNLAEIRETEVGFETPPSSDSPPTDLNHHLAHRLPV